CTTGAGCCGATCCCGCTCCTTCTGGCTCATCTCGATCCGGTCTCCCTCCATCCGCTCTCCTTCCACCCGAAGGAAAGCGGACATTTCTATCCGCCGAAGACCGGACATTACTATCCGCGTATGACATAGACCTGCGGAGTGGCTTGCCCCCGCAGCGGAGCCGCTACACCTCCACCGGCAGACACCGCCGGACCAGCGCGCCGATGCCGAAGGAGAGGGCCGCGATACCGAGGCTGATCCCCGCCATCTCCAGGAACCGCGCCCCGAACGGCTGCCCGCGCGCGACCGCCATGTAGTAGTTGAAGAACGCGATGATCAGCAGTGTCGCCGCCAGCATCACGCCCAGGCAGAGGTACAGGTTCGAGAACACCATGTAGGGGGCGATCAGCACCATGACGGTGAGCGCGTACGCCAGTCCGGTGTACGTGGCGGCCCGCGCGGGGCTCAGCTCGTCGTCTTCCGATTTGCGCCCGAGGTACTCCGAACCGGCCATCGAGAGCGAAGCGGAGACGCCCGTAATCAGTCCCGCCATGGCCACCACGCGCGGCTGCGCGAACGCCAGCGTGAAGCCGGCCAGCGCCCCGGTCAGCTCCACCAGCGCGTCGTTCAGCCCCCGGACGACGGCGCCCGTGTACTTCAGCCGGTCCTCGTCGAGCATGCCGATCAGCCGCTCCTCGTGCTCGTGCTCCTCCTGAGCCAGCGCGGTCCCTTCGGGCACGATGTTGAACGTGCCGTAGTTCCCATGCGCGCGGTTCTCACCGGCCTCCATCAGCTTGATGACGAAGGTGTAGCCGAACAGCCGCGCAAGCAGGTAGAACCACCAGACTTTCAGCCAGTTCGGCGCGGGCGAACGGCCGGTATGCTCCCGCAGCATCTCGCTGTGGCGCAGTTCGTCCGCCGCGATCCGCTCCAGCACCTCCCGGTCCTGCTCGTCACTCACGGCGCGTGCAAGGCGGGAGTAGATGTGGTGCTCCGTCAGTTCGCTGCGCTGCGCCTTCAGCACCCACCTGCGCTCTTCTCTGTTCATCGAGCCATCCCCGCGTTGAAGCCTCTCGGTCAAATGTAACGCCACGCGTGGATGCCTGCAAGAAGGATGCGGTCTTGCGGACGCGCCCGGAAAGGGGTATAGACGGGAAGGGACTGGAGGCGTCAATCCTGCGGGAGGGAGATCATGGCGGCGAAGGCGATCCTGGCGATAGGGATGGTGTTCCTGGCGGCTGCGCCTCCGGGCGAGGGGCCGGCCACTGAGTCCAGGGTGATGCAGTTGCCGTCCCCGCAGACGACGGGAGGGCGGCCGTTGATGGCGGTGCTGAAGGACCGGCATTCGTCGCGTGCGTTCAGCAGCCGGCCGCTGCCGCACCAGGTGCTCTCGGACCTGCTCTGGGCCGCCTGCGGCGTCAACCGCCCGGACGGCCGCCGGACGGCGCCGACGGCACGCAACATGCAGCAGATCGACGTCTACGTGGCGCTGCCGGAGGGGCTCTATCTGTTCGACCCCCGGGAGCATGCCCTGAGGCCGGTCGTGGCCGAAGACCTGCGCGCCCTGACGGGCACGCAGGCGTTCGCCGCAACGGCCCCGCTCAACCTCATCTTCGTCGCCGATTATGCCCGGATGGGCGGCGGCTCGGACGAGAGCAAGGCCTTCTACGCGGCGACGGACACGGGCTTCAGCAGCCAGAACGTCTACCTCTACTGCGCCTCGGAGGGTCTGGCGACCGTCGTACGCGGCATGGTGAACCGGGAGGCGCTGGCGGCGGCCATGGGGCTGCGACCGCAGCAGCACATTGTGCTCGCCCAGACGGTCGGCTATCCGGCGGAGCCGCAGTGACCGCGCGGTGAAGCCGTGCGACGTGGCTGCGGGTGGGCCGCCTGAGAGGATCTGGATTCCTTCACCGGGCCGGCATGTCGGCCGCAAGGCAGTGTTTGGCCTCGGGGTGCGGATTCGTTAAGATGATGCTGTGCAGGCTTTGATAGCGGTCGCCCATCTTCGTTCGGATCGCAGGAGAGAAGGGGCCATGACGGACGGGGCGAAGGAGGAGAGCAGCAAGGGCGGGAGAATCGCGACGTCGCTGTACATCCTGGCGGCGCTCGTGGTGATCTTCGCGGGCATCAAGGCCGCCGAGAGGATCTTCGTGCCCTTCCTTCTGTCGGTGTTCATCGCCGTCATCGTCTCCCCCGTGATGCTGTGGCTGCGCAGGCGCGGCGTCGGTTCGGCGGTGGCCCTCACGCTGATGGTGCTGGCTCTGGTGGGGATTCTGATCGCGCTGACGAGCCTAGTCAGCTCCACCATGTACAGCTTCGGGCGCGACATGCCGGAGTATCAGCGCCTGCTGGCCCAGAAGACGGGGCTGGTCGCGGCCTGGCTGGAGGAGAAGGGCATGGAGGCCCCGGAGCAGTTCCTGCAGGACCAGATCAAGCCGCAGGCGCTGCTCCGGTTCACCGGCACCCTGATCGGCAGCCTCAGCGGCATGCTCGGGAACTCGTTCTTCATCCTGCTGACGGTCGTCTTCATGCTGCTGGAGGGCTCGGCCTTTGCGGCCAAGCTGGATGCGCTGCCGGAGGGCATGCGCAGGTTGACGGACCGGTACGGCGACGTGGTGGCGGGAATCCGCCGGTACATGGCGATCAAGACGCTGATCTCGGCGAGCACGGGCCTCCTGGTGATGGTGATGCTCTCCGTGCTCGGGATCAAGTACGCGGTGCTCTGGGGTGTGCTGGCGTTCCTGCTCAACTACGTGCCCAACATCGGTTCGTTCATCGCCGCCGTGCCGCCGGTTCTGCTGGCGCTGCTCCTGGAGGATTCCCTGTGGATGGCGGTGTGGGTGGCCGTGGGCTTCACGGCGATCAACATCCTCATGGCCAATCTGATCGAACCCCGCGTGACGGGCCAGGGCGTCGGACTGTCGACGCTGGTCGTGTTCCTGTCCCTCGTCTTCTGGGGCTGGCTGCTGGGGCCCGTGGGCATGCTGCTGTCCGTGCCCCTGACGATCAGCGTGAAGATCGCCCTCTCGAGCGACGAGAGCACCCGCCCGATCGCCCTGCTGCTGGGGCCGGCGACGCCGCCGGCCGTGCCGCCGCCGCCGCCGGCCGTGCCGCCGCCGTCGCCGGGGGGCGATCCCGACGCCCCATGATCGCGCCGCGTCGCTCCGTCTTCCTGCCGAACGACACGTCCACCGTCGCAGAGGGGGGCCCGAGGCGCGGCCCCGCACGTCCGCCTCCGCAGAAGGAGCCCCCATCGACCATCCCCATGCGGCCTGCATCCGCAGTTCCGCGTGCGGTCAGTCGGGCACGTGGTGCCGGCGAAGCAGCCGAGCCGTCTGCGTGCGGTAGGAGTAGGACAGGACCACAGGCTGTACTTCCAGGCTTTCCAGCCGTTCCTCCTGCGCAGGACTGTCCTGGTGCGCCTGCCTGAGGGCGTCCAGCACCTGCGCGGACTGCCACTGGCTGACTATGATCCTGCACCGTTCGCGGGCTCCCCCGCCCGGTTCACCGAAGCTCACCCGCTGCAGGTGTGCGATGGTGGCCGCCTCGGCGCCGGCCTGCATGGCGGCCTGGACGTATCTTGACGCCATCTCTTCGATGCAGACCAATGTGATCTCGGCGCACCGTTCCCGCAGCTGGAAACCGGCTTCGGGCTCAAGCTCCGGAAAGCGGCGACGCCAGGCGGTGCTCTTCTCGAGCTCGTCGATGGCGGCCACAATCTGCTCCATGGTGGCCGCATGCTGCTGAGGTCCGACCAGTGTCCTCGTGTCCAGCAGCCCGTTCAACAACGGGCTGCAGTAGATGAAACCCTTGCCGGGGCGATTCAGACGGCCCTTCTCGATCAACATCCGCATCAGCCCCTCCGCATCGAGGGCCGGGACCAGCAGACGGACAACTTCCTTCTCGGCGGGCACGGTGATGCGCAGCAGCCCCAGACGATCGCGCAGGCCGCTTCCTGATCCCAGTGTCACCATGGGGACGCCGGTGCCGAACTCCAGAGCCAGCCTCGCCAGCTCCTCCCCACTGCCGCTCATCGATGTAATGCATGTCATAATGGCGAGATCGCGCAGCAGGCCGGGCAAGCGGCTGCCTGCCTCGGGCGAAGGCGCGACGTGTGCGACCGTCGTGTCGACGAAGGAGCTGCACTCCTGCGCGTAGATCGTGCCGCGGCCGGGCAGGTTCATCTCGAGTGCGCCGGCCAGCCCGCGAACAAGGGGCTCTGAGGCTTCCGGGGCGACACTGAACTGACACAGCTCGATGGGGCTGTCCTCCAGCCTCTCCGCATAGCCCAGAAGGCCGAAGAAGCGGGAGTAACGGCGGCGCCTGACGCTGCGTCCGCTTTCCACCAGAACGGACCCGACCCCCATCTCTGACAGGCGCTCCATCATGGCGCGGCCATGGTTGCGCGCCACGGCACATGTGATGCGGTGGACCGTGCTGCCCGGATCACTCACCGCTGTCCACTCCTTCCCCTGCCCGCGCCACCTTTCGCTGACGCAGTCGCGAGACCAGCCCGAACAGAAGCACGGCGACGACAGGGTAGACCGACGCCATGGCGAGGATCCCGAAGCCATCGGCAATGTCCAGCTCACCGCCCAGTCCAAGGCCCATCGCCAGGACCAGCGGCACAGTGACCGGACCGGTCGTGACGCCGCCGCTGTCCCAGGCAATGCCCGTGAACTCCTCGTCGCTGACCAGTGTCAACGGAAATAGAACCAGGTAGGGCGGCAACACCATCCAGACCATGGGAATGCCGTAGAGGATGCGGATCACCCCTGCAAGGAGGCCGAATCCCACCCCGATCGAGACGGCCCGCACGACGGAGTGGCTCTTGATGGTGCCGACGGTGTGATCCTCCACCGTCCTGCCCAGGGCCTTGAGGGCAGGTTCGGCAACGGTGGATCCATAGCCCATGCCGAAGGCGAAGAGCAGGATCAGCAGGACGCCGATGCGCGTCAACTCCGGATGTGTCAGGGGTGACGTACGGACGCGATGGATGTACAATTGACGATCACGGTCGTACCATTCGGGCCGGAACTCCACCGTCTGAACGGATTCGCCATCGAACATGTGGAAGACATCCACCCGGCCTTCCTTGATGTTGGCCGCCGGGAACACAACCGCAGGGTCGAAGCCATGGATGACGATCTGCCCCTTCTCTACCTGCATATCGCGGTACACCTGCGGCAATCGCCCCCCCACTTCCCTGCCCAACTGGCTCAAGCCGATCCCGATCCCCGTGGTGAGCAGGCACAAGCCGACCAGCGCAGAGGCGATTCCCAGAAACACCTCGTCCAGATAGCGTGGCCGATCTCGAATCAGGCACAGGAGCACGACGGCCAGGAACGCGACGAGCGGCAGAAGAGCCCGGGCCGCGTAGGTCAGTTCTCTGCGCAATATGGCGGAGACATGCGGTGTACCGCCCTCGCCGAGGGATCCCTGGGGCAGTCCTGCCCCATCATCCGTGTCCGCAGCCGCCAGAAGCCCCGGGGTTTCCTCGCCGCCGTGCCTGGCGGCGTAGTCCCTCAGCGCCTCTTCGTTGCGGAACAACTGCAGGGCCTTCTCGCGATTCTCGGGTGCGAAGAACTCGCGCTGCCCGGTCGGAGGCGGAACACGCGGCAGCAGGACGGCCCCGAGCATGAGGACGGCGAGGACGGGAAACGCCGAGGCGAGTGCCACGGTGCCGAACCCGCTTACCGTCCCCTCGGCTCTGCCGGAGGATCTGGAGACGCCGATGCCCAGTGCCAGAACCAGCGGCACGGTCACAGTGCCGGTGGTGACGGCGCCGGAGTCCCATGCCAGCCCCACGATGCTCGCCAGGTTCGCCGAGCGTGAGACCACGTACGAGAGCGGCAGCAGAAGGCCGATGGTGCCCAGGATGAAGGGTTTGAGGGACACCCCCGCATAGATCCGCACCATGCCGACGGTCATGGCGGCGCCCACCCCGATGGCGATGGCGCCGATCAGCCATTCCGGCTCGCGCTGCAGCAAGTAGAACAGCAACGGGGCTTCCCAGGCGGCGATGTCGCTGCCCAGCGCCCGCAGGGCCGCCACGGCCGGCTCGGCCAGCGTGGCACCCACTCCGAGCAGAAAGCCCACGGGGATGATCGCTCGCAACCCGCCGCGCGAGGGCAGCCGACTCCCAACCCGCTCAGCCAACGGCATCAGGCCGATGAGCAGCCCTTCCAGGAACAAGGTCAGTCCCAGCACCACCAACGCGATCCCGCCGGCCACCCGCAACGCCTGTTCCGGCGCGCGGCCGAATATGAGCACCTGGAACGCCACGAGATAGGCTACGATGAAGGCAACCGACCTCAGTTGCTCGCGCAGCCGCACGGCCGCGTAGCCCCCGACCATCCGCAACGCGACGGGGAAGGGTATCTGTACTCTTGGCTCTGCCATAGTTCCTGGTCGAAACGCGTCCGGTTCCATCTGCGAAGGGTGCCCTGAGGCGTTCGCAGACACGCCGCCGGTCTCTGCCCGGAGTGCGGCCCGGTCAGCCGAACGGTGTCCCTGCCGACATTGGACACGACAGGTGGGGCGGCGTCAACCGCCCGCGAGATGCGGCCCTGGCGCCTGAGGGACCGTGCGTCACTCGCGTGCACAGGCGGCCGGGGCCGGTCATGGTGCGGAGGCGGTTGCGCCGGCGGGAACGGCACGGCACAGCCGGGGCGGGGCGCCGCGCTGGCACGAATCCGGCACGCACGGACGGCCGGCCCCGTTCCCGGCCTGCCAGGCCCGGGCAGGCTCGCGGACCCGACGCATCCGGCGCGTTCAGTCCTCGACCGTGAACCGCCCGACCATCGGCTGCTCCAGGGTCACGTAATCCTCGTAGCGCATCCGGACCGTGCGGTCGTGCGTCCCGGCACGGAAGACGATCTCGTCCCGTGTGCTCAGCGACTCGTCCATGCAGGTGTCCATGCCGTACTGAGAGCCGAACGGCGGCTCGGCGCCGATCTGGCAGTCGGGGAAGAGCACCTTCAGTTCGGGCTCCTCGGCCAGCCTCACCGGGCCGCCCAGCATGTCCCCGGCGGCCCGCATGTCGACGTGGCGGCTGGCCGGCAGCACCAGCATGCAGGCGGTCTCGCCGTCCTTGACGATGACGGTCTTGGCGAACATGTGGCCGGTCACGTGCTCGGACGCAGCCACTTCCTGGGCGCTGAAGGCCTGCTCGTGCCGCTCCAGACGGAACTCCACCCCCTTCTCGGAAAGGAATGCCTCCACGTCCATGTCGCGTCCCCCCTTTGCCCCAAAGCCACGCGAACACAGAGTCCTTTCCAGCCACGATACCCCGCCCCCGGGGCCGCGTCAACCCCTTTGCACGGCGCGTCTGCGGACGGCCCGCTCACCGTACGAGCAGGACGGGGCAGGGGACCTCGTCGACGATGAGCTGCTTCTCACGCGCCATCAGGTCGCGGCGGGCCGTGCTGGCCCGGTAGGCGCCCATGACCAGCAACGTGGCGCTCCGGTCCTTCTGCTCGCGCAGGATGGCCGTGTGGCAGGCGCCGCGCAGGAGCGACGTGCGGTGCTTCACCGCCGCTTTCTCGGCCAGTTGCGCCACGTAGTGGATCTGCTTCCTGCACGACTCCTCCAGCTCATGCTCGTATTCCTCCATCTCCTCTTCGATGAAGATGTGCGACGACAGGAGCTGCTTGAGCGTGCTGGTATCGACGACGGACGCGATGATGAGGAACGCGTCCTCGGCCGCTGCCAGACGGATGGCGTCCCGGGCGGCCTTCATGCCCTCCGGGCTGCCCTCGGCAAACAGAAGGATCGTGGCGTAGGTGTGACGGGCCATAGTTCAGCGCGCCTCCGAGGTCGGTGCCGAGCCGGGAGCGGGGCCGTCGGCGGCCTGCCGCTTGCGTTTCACCTTGCGCAGCACGATGAACTCCTCGCGTTGCCGCTCGGCCAGGGCGTCCTCGATGCGCCGCAGGACCCCCTTATATTGCGGGATGTACACCTTTTCAAGCGCGTTGACACGGCGCTGCGTGCGCTTGATCTCGCGGGCCAGGCGCAGGACGGCATTCTCCACCTCGGCCAGCTCGGCCACCAGCGGCAGGGACTCCAGGAAGCACCGCATCGCCTGGTCGGTGTGGCTGCGGCCGTCGGCGATGCCGAACTGCAGCCCGAAGGGCGCCGGGGTGCAGCGTATCCGGGGCACCGCCACGCCCATGACCGAGCGCGTCGTCGCGCTCAGAACGTGCTCCATGCGCGTCCCGGCCGCCTGCCGCTGCAGGCCCGTCAGCCCGGAGCGCACGGCCGCCCGGTGCAGGGCCTCGTAGGCCTCGGCCATCGTCCGGTCGATCTGCTCCTTGATGCGTCGGGCGGCCTCCACCTGGGCCATGAGTTCGAGCACGAGGATCTGCCGCTTCTGCTCCAGAAGCTCGTGACCCTCCTCCACGCGTTCCAGGCGGTCCTGCAACTGCAGGTAGTTGCGTCGGGTCGGTGTCGTATCGAGCGCCGGCATCGGTTTCACCCGGACATGGAGGGGCCCTGTTCGCCGTCCGCCCCGTCATCGCGGGGGAGGTAGCGGTCCAGCAGTTCGTCGTCGAGCCGCGCCAGTTCGCTGCGCGGCAGCACGCCGGCCACCTGCCAGGCGAGGTCCAGGGTCTGTTCGATGGAGCGGTTCTCCTGCTCGCCCTGGTGGACGTACTCCCTCTCGAAGGCATCGCCGAATGCGAGCACCTGCCGGTCCATGGGCGAGAGTTCCTCCTCGCCGATGACGCTGGCCAGCCCGCGCACGGACTCCACCCGGCTGTAGGCGGCGTAGAGCTGGTTGGAGATGTCCATGTGGTCTTCCCGCGTGGACCCCTTGCCGACGCCGTCCTTCATCAGGCGCGAGAGGCTCAGCAGAGCGGCGACAGGCGGATAGACGCCCTGCCGGAACAGCCCGCGGTCGCAGACGATCTGCCCTTCGGTGATGTAGCCCGTCAGGTCCGGCACGGGGTGCGATATGTCGTCGGCCGGCATGGTCAGGATGGGCATCAGCGTGATGGAGCCCTCGGAGCCCTTGATGCGGCCGGCGCGTTCGTAGAGGGCGGCCAGGTCGCTGTACAGGTGGCCCGGGTAGCCCTTGCGGGCGGGGATCTCGTCGCGGGCGCTGCTG
The nucleotide sequence above comes from Candidatus Brocadiaceae bacterium. Encoded proteins:
- a CDS encoding rubrerythrin family protein, with the protein product MNREERRWVLKAQRSELTEHHIYSRLARAVSDEQDREVLERIAADELRHSEMLREHTGRSPAPNWLKVWWFYLLARLFGYTFVIKLMEAGENRAHGNYGTFNIVPEGTALAQEEHEHEERLIGMLDEDRLKYTGAVVRGLNDALVELTGALAGFTLAFAQPRVVAMAGLITGVSASLSMAGSEYLGRKSEDDELSPARAATYTGLAYALTVMVLIAPYMVFSNLYLCLGVMLAATLLIIAFFNYYMAVARGQPFGARFLEMAGISLGIAALSFGIGALVRRCLPVEV
- a CDS encoding SagB/ThcOx family dehydrogenase, with product MAAKAILAIGMVFLAAAPPGEGPATESRVMQLPSPQTTGGRPLMAVLKDRHSSRAFSSRPLPHQVLSDLLWAACGVNRPDGRRTAPTARNMQQIDVYVALPEGLYLFDPREHALRPVVAEDLRALTGTQAFAATAPLNLIFVADYARMGGGSDESKAFYAATDTGFSSQNVYLYCASEGLATVVRGMVNREALAAAMGLRPQQHIVLAQTVGYPAEPQ
- a CDS encoding AI-2E family transporter, which gives rise to MTDGAKEESSKGGRIATSLYILAALVVIFAGIKAAERIFVPFLLSVFIAVIVSPVMLWLRRRGVGSAVALTLMVLALVGILIALTSLVSSTMYSFGRDMPEYQRLLAQKTGLVAAWLEEKGMEAPEQFLQDQIKPQALLRFTGTLIGSLSGMLGNSFFILLTVVFMLLEGSAFAAKLDALPEGMRRLTDRYGDVVAGIRRYMAIKTLISASTGLLVMVMLSVLGIKYAVLWGVLAFLLNYVPNIGSFIAAVPPVLLALLLEDSLWMAVWVAVGFTAINILMANLIEPRVTGQGVGLSTLVVFLSLVFWGWLLGPVGMLLSVPLTISVKIALSSDESTRPIALLLGPATPPAVPPPPPAVPPPSPGGDPDAP
- a CDS encoding DUF1538 domain-containing protein → MRLREQLRSVAFIVAYLVAFQVLIFGRAPEQALRVAGGIALVVLGLTLFLEGLLIGLMPLAERVGSRLPSRGGLRAIIPVGFLLGVGATLAEPAVAALRALGSDIAAWEAPLLFYLLQREPEWLIGAIAIGVGAAMTVGMVRIYAGVSLKPFILGTIGLLLPLSYVVSRSANLASIVGLAWDSGAVTTGTVTVPLVLALGIGVSRSSGRAEGTVSGFGTVALASAFPVLAVLMLGAVLLPRVPPPTGQREFFAPENREKALQLFRNEEALRDYAARHGGEETPGLLAAADTDDGAGLPQGSLGEGGTPHVSAILRRELTYAARALLPLVAFLAVVLLCLIRDRPRYLDEVFLGIASALVGLCLLTTGIGIGLSQLGREVGGRLPQVYRDMQVEKGQIVIHGFDPAVVFPAANIKEGRVDVFHMFDGESVQTVEFRPEWYDRDRQLYIHRVRTSPLTHPELTRIGVLLILLFAFGMGYGSTVAEPALKALGRTVEDHTVGTIKSHSVVRAVSIGVGFGLLAGVIRILYGIPMVWMVLPPYLVLFPLTLVSDEEFTGIAWDSGGVTTGPVTVPLVLAMGLGLGGELDIADGFGILAMASVYPVVAVLLFGLVSRLRQRKVARAGEGVDSGE
- a CDS encoding YbaK/EbsC family protein, encoding MDVEAFLSEKGVEFRLERHEQAFSAQEVAASEHVTGHMFAKTVIVKDGETACMLVLPASRHVDMRAAGDMLGGPVRLAEEPELKVLFPDCQIGAEPPFGSQYGMDTCMDESLSTRDEIVFRAGTHDRTVRMRYEDYVTLEQPMVGRFTVED
- a CDS encoding universal stress protein; the protein is MARHTYATILLFAEGSPEGMKAARDAIRLAAAEDAFLIIASVVDTSTLKQLLSSHIFIEEEMEEYEHELEESCRKQIHYVAQLAEKAAVKHRTSLLRGACHTAILREQKDRSATLLVMGAYRASTARRDLMAREKQLIVDEVPCPVLLVR
- a CDS encoding V-type ATP synthase subunit D; amino-acid sequence: MPALDTTPTRRNYLQLQDRLERVEEGHELLEQKRQILVLELMAQVEAARRIKEQIDRTMAEAYEALHRAAVRSGLTGLQRQAAGTRMEHVLSATTRSVMGVAVPRIRCTPAPFGLQFGIADGRSHTDQAMRCFLESLPLVAELAEVENAVLRLAREIKRTQRRVNALEKVYIPQYKGVLRRIEDALAERQREEFIVLRKVKRKRQAADGPAPGSAPTSEAR